The Mercurialis annua linkage group LG2, ddMerAnnu1.2, whole genome shotgun sequence genome contains a region encoding:
- the LOC126668196 gene encoding uncharacterized protein LOC126668196 → MARKRTAKLTVTPVTKAKKDDSSSPMKSLVQDPDSCNQVMNAVIPSVIPVIEETNSDVPTVDENSSGVQVIEETTSGIPITDMNEKSENVVEEVPKKWSSLFDNRSRSEASELKFIPPMVKDGNRMVSFSSKDIAKEEHRWKNAIVGCVYGLYPKFERLNSFCNKVLGSGPFTFDQKPLMLKKWHPRMSMDPSEIRSVPIWIQLPGLPWEFWTADILSKIGSFCGKPLYSDQCTINKTKLGFARVLVEMDAMGPFPETVEMVDEDGKVFRQKIVYEWKPLICDKCCRMGHSKNNCRVTQNIKEALEKKVEIPDDLIKEDSVVNSIAIVEDKNDTMISKEDVQIPDTPKTPMEVPKDPKVSNVDKPMKSKEKALQVNNPFSSLVGEVNELEKMIGFKSKWGDDKINSGRKARLNSRMIDIDR, encoded by the exons ATGGCAAGGAAAAGGACTGCGAAACTGACGGTTACTCCGGTGACGAAGGCTAAGAAAGATGATTCTAGTTCCCCGATGAAATCCCTTGTCCAAGATCCAGATTCGTGTAATCAGGTGATGAATGCTGTAATCCCCTCTGTGATTCCGGTGATTGAAGAAACCAACTCTGATGTGCCGACGGTTGATGAAAATAGTTCTGGTGTCCAAGTGATTGAAGAAACCACCTCAGGTATTCCGATCACCGATATGAATGAAAAATCTGAGAATGTTGTTGAAGAAGTTCCCAAAAAGTGGAGTTCGTTGTTTGATAATAGATCGAGAAGTGAAGCTAGCGAGTTGAAATTCATTCCTCCGATGGTTAAGGATGGTAACAGAATGGTGAGCTTTAGCTCTAAAGACATTGCAAAAGAGGAACATCGATGGAAGAATGCCATAGTAGGCTGTGTTTATGGGCTCTACCCTAAATTTGAGAGACTGAATTCTTTT TGCAACAAAGTCCTTGGATCTGGTCCCTTCACTTTTGATCAGAAGCCATTGATGTTGAAGAAATGGCACCCGAGGATGTCAATGGATCCAAGTGAGATTAGATCAGTCCCTATCTGGATCCAACTTCCTGGTTTGCCATGGGAATTCTGGACAGCTGATATTTTGAGCAAAATTGGGAGTTTTTGTGGAAAACCCTTATATAGTGATCAATGCACTATCAATAAGACTAAGCTTGGATTTGCTAGAGTCCTAGTTGAGATGGATGCTATGGGTCCATTCCCAGAGACAGTAGAAATGGTGGATGAGGATGGGAAAGTTTTTAGGCAGAAAATTGTTTATGAATGGAAGCCATTGATATGTGACAAATGTTGTAGAATGGGTCACTCCAAGAATAACTGCAGAGTCACTCAGAATATTAAGGAAGCTCTAGAGAAGAAGGTGGAGATTCCAGATGATCTTATTAAGGAAGATTCAGTGGTTAATTCTATAGCCATTGTTGAAGATAAAAATGATACTATGATTTCTAAGGAAGATGTTCAAATTCCTGATACTCCAAAGACTCCAATGGAAGTTCCAAAAGATCCTAAGGTTAGCAATGTTGACAAACCTATGAAGAGTAAAGAGAAGGCACTCCAAGTAAATAATCCATTCAGTTCTCTAGTGGGAGAAGTCAATGAGCTTGAGAAAATGATTGGTTTCAAAAGTAAATGGGGAGATGATAAAATCAATTCTGGAAGGAAAGCTAGGCTTAATTCCAGAatgatagatatagatagatga
- the LOC126670754 gene encoding NAC domain-containing protein JA2L-like, whose protein sequence is MGVQMDPLTQLSLPPGFRFYPTDEELLVQYLCRKVAGHQFSLEIIGEIDLYKFDPWVLPSKAIFGEKEWYFFSPRDRKYPNGSRPNRVAGSGYWKATGTDKVIVTDGRKVGIKKALVFYIGKPPKGTKTNWIMHEYRLLDSTRKMGSSKLDEWVLCRIYKKNSGGQKPMPSVTSSKEYSNNNSSSSSSSHLDDVLDSLPEIDERFFAFPNAKTMQPDEKINLNNLGSGNFDWATLAGLNSMPDLTQQQTQSQTQGMMNYGHNISDLYVPSFQQQLGHVDTKMEEEVQSGVRTHRVDNSGFSQQNSSMLTQNFSNSLDPYGFRYPTQSINGFGFRQ, encoded by the exons atgggTGTTCAGATGGACCCGTTAACCCAATTGAGCTTACCACCGGGTTTTAGATTCTACCCGACGGATGAAGAGCTTTTAGTGCAATATTTGTGCAGGAAAGTTGCTGGTCATCAATTTTCATTGGAAATCATTGGTGAAATTGATTTGTACAAGTTTGATCCATGGGTTTTACCAA GTAAAGCAATATTTGGTGAGAAAGAGTGGTATTTTTTTAGTCCAAGAGATAGAAAATACCCAAACGGGTCAAGACCCAATAGAGTTGCGGGTTCGGGTTACTGGAAGGCGACCGGAACCGATAAAGTCATCGTTACTGATGGTCGTAAAGTTGGTATAAAAAAAGCTCTGGTTTTTTACATCGGCAAACCTCCGAAAGGAACTAAAACTAATTGGATCATGCATGAATATCGCCTTTTAGATTCTACTCGTAAAATGGGCAGTTCAAAA ctTGATGAATGGGTCTTATGCCGGATATACAAGAAGAATTCGGGTGGGCAAAAACCGATGCCAAGTGTTACAAGTAGTAAAGAATATAGCAATAACAATTCATCTTCGTCTTCGTCTTCGCATCTTGACGATGTTTTGGATTCGTTACCAGAGATTGACGAACGTTTCTTTGCGTTTCCTAATGCAAAAACAATGCAACCCGATGAAAAAATCAATCTCAATAATCTGGGTTCGGGTAATTTTGACTGGGCGACTCTTGCCGGGTTAAACTCGATGCCCGATCTCACTCAGCAGCAAACTCAGTCTCAAACGCAAGGAATGATGAATTATGGTCATAACATCAGTGATCTTTATGTCCCTTCATTTCAGCAACAACTCGGACACGTCGATACTAAGATGGAAGAAGAAGTTCAAAGCGGAGTTAGAACTCACCGAGTTGATAACTCGGGGTTTTCGCAGCAGAACTCGAGCATGTTGACTCAGAATTTCTCCAACTCGCTTGACCCGTATGGATTTAGATACCCGACCCAATCGATTAACGGGTTCGGGTTTAGACAATGA